In a single window of the Cyanobacterium sp. T60_A2020_053 genome:
- a CDS encoding prepilin-type N-terminal cleavage/methylation domain-containing protein, translating into MKLIKIIRFLRQPPEEGFTLLEATIAMFLLSLAMLLNLPFAVLLQQQNITYEAQLGASSLSKELLDEIRARRVIDPVDGEARDNLQSLGYDYDAVIYICTDDPIVTDDLEVTDCPTGNADTTDIRYIVIQINRDGQTEPIHTIQTVFTRLIPPENN; encoded by the coding sequence ATGAAATTAATCAAAATAATTCGATTTCTTCGACAGCCTCCAGAAGAAGGTTTTACTCTCCTTGAAGCCACTATTGCTATGTTTTTGCTCAGTCTTGCCATGTTACTAAATCTACCTTTTGCAGTCTTGTTACAACAGCAAAATATAACCTACGAAGCGCAGTTAGGAGCAAGTTCTTTGTCGAAAGAGTTACTAGACGAAATTAGAGCCAGACGAGTTATTGACCCTGTGGATGGAGAGGCAAGAGACAACCTTCAAAGTTTAGGCTATGACTATGATGCAGTGATTTATATTTGCACAGATGATCCAATTGTTACGGATGATTTAGAGGTGACAGATTGCCCCACAGGTAATGCTGACACCACTGATATTAGATATATAGTAATACAAATTAATAGAGATGGACAAACAGAACCAATACACACAATTCAAACGGTATTTACTCGCCTTATTCCCCCCGAAAATAACTAA
- a CDS encoding prepilin-type cleavage/methylation domain-containing protein — protein MTRNIFNQWRWLKKTGLSMPKDQGYTLAEILVGTVVFGVLGALSVTSINSIVPQRPLEDSVYKLQGILQQTRTRAIATTSAIRIMPDPDDPERTLKVEVARTRGCDSVTALTADLVEDAADNDLDVEDIVNNDRILPVVSVRGFAVGDTLKVGSDETDNEIIAIDGNLSTIELGQDLGTDQAEDAVVELANNWRSDGSLVKEDLTLSDGIVVTSNIPDDNWTLCFDSRGLARLYDAGGVVDDILTLTVTEEQSNDSQQMTILRGGALEIN, from the coding sequence ATGACAAGAAACATATTTAATCAATGGCGATGGCTCAAGAAAACTGGTCTTAGTATGCCAAAAGATCAAGGTTATACCCTAGCGGAAATATTGGTAGGCACAGTAGTATTTGGAGTGTTAGGGGCGCTGTCTGTCACCAGTATTAACAGTATTGTGCCTCAAAGACCCCTAGAAGATAGTGTTTATAAACTACAAGGTATCTTACAACAAACTAGAACCAGAGCCATTGCCACCACCTCCGCTATACGGATCATGCCTGATCCAGATGATCCCGAACGAACTCTGAAAGTAGAAGTAGCCCGAACCAGAGGTTGTGATTCGGTAACTGCTTTAACTGCTGACTTGGTAGAGGATGCAGCTGATAATGATTTAGATGTGGAGGATATTGTTAACAATGATAGGATACTGCCTGTTGTTTCTGTGCGCGGTTTTGCGGTGGGAGACACCTTAAAGGTGGGTAGTGATGAAACGGATAATGAAATTATTGCCATTGATGGTAACTTATCTACTATTGAGTTAGGGCAGGACTTAGGAACAGATCAAGCGGAAGATGCGGTGGTAGAGTTAGCCAACAACTGGCGCTCTGATGGTAGTTTAGTCAAAGAGGATTTAACTCTCTCGGATGGCATTGTAGTAACGTCTAATATTCCTGATGATAATTGGACTCTTTGCTTTGATAGTCGTGGTTTAGCTCGTCTTTATGATGCTGGTGGGGTAGTCGATGATATTTTAACTTTAACTGTCACGGAAGAACAAAGTAACGATAGTCAGCAGATGACAATATTAAGGGGGGGGGCGCTGGAAATTAACTAA